In the Pseudomonas orientalis genome, one interval contains:
- the flgH gene encoding flagellar basal body L-ring protein FlgH, which translates to MNRFVSVLALSGIAVLAGCVAPSPKPNDPYYAPVLPRTPLPAAANNGSIYQAGFEQNLYSDRKAFRVGDIITITLNERTQASKNANSQIGKTSKASLGLTSLFGGVPNTNNPLGSGDLSLDAGYSGDRATNGKSAAAQGNTLTGSITVTVADVLPNGIIAVRGEKWMTLNTGDELVRIAGMVRADDIATDNTVPSTRIADARITYSGTGSFADASQPGWFDRFFLSPLFPF; encoded by the coding sequence ATGAATCGCTTTGTTTCTGTTCTGGCATTGAGTGGGATCGCCGTACTTGCGGGCTGTGTCGCCCCGTCGCCGAAACCCAATGACCCGTACTACGCGCCGGTGTTGCCGCGCACGCCGTTGCCGGCGGCGGCCAACAATGGCTCGATCTACCAGGCCGGTTTCGAGCAGAACCTGTACAGCGACCGCAAGGCGTTCCGGGTCGGTGACATCATCACCATCACCCTGAACGAGCGCACCCAGGCCAGCAAGAACGCCAACTCGCAGATCGGCAAGACCAGCAAGGCCAGCCTGGGCCTGACCTCGTTGTTCGGCGGCGTGCCCAACACCAATAACCCGTTGGGCAGTGGTGACCTGAGCCTCGACGCCGGTTACAGCGGCGACCGTGCCACCAACGGCAAAAGCGCGGCGGCCCAGGGCAACACGCTGACCGGTTCGATCACCGTGACCGTGGCCGACGTCTTGCCCAACGGCATCATCGCCGTACGCGGTGAAAAGTGGATGACCCTCAACACCGGCGACGAGCTGGTGCGCATTGCCGGCATGGTGCGTGCCGATGACATTGCCACCGACAACACCGTACCGTCGACGCGGATTGCCGATGCGCGCATTACCTACTCGGGTACGGGTTCGTTTGCCGATGCAAGCCAGCCGGGCTGGTTCGACCGTTTCTTCCTTAGCCCGCTGTTCCCTTTCTAG
- the flgG gene encoding flagellar basal-body rod protein FlgG, which produces MLPALWVAKTGLSAQDTNLTTISNNLANVSTTGFKRDRAEFQDLLYQIKRQPGAQSTQDSELPSGLQLGTGVQIVGTQKNFSAGNLQQTGQPLDMAINGRGFFQILQPDGTTSYTRDGTFHLDSNGQIVTANGFALEPAVVVPADAKTFTVGNDGTVSITVAGNPASQVIGNLQTADFINPAGLQAMGNNLFLETASSGAPQIGTPGLNGFGTTLQSTLETSNVSTVEEMVNMITTQRAYEMNSKVISTADQMLSFVTQNL; this is translated from the coding sequence ATGCTTCCGGCTCTATGGGTTGCCAAGACAGGCCTGTCCGCCCAGGACACCAACCTGACGACCATTTCCAACAACCTGGCGAACGTGTCGACCACCGGTTTCAAACGTGATCGCGCCGAGTTCCAGGACTTGCTCTATCAGATCAAGCGCCAGCCAGGCGCCCAGTCGACCCAGGACAGCGAACTGCCGTCGGGTCTGCAACTGGGTACCGGTGTGCAGATCGTCGGCACCCAGAAAAACTTCAGCGCCGGTAACCTGCAACAGACCGGTCAGCCGCTCGACATGGCGATCAACGGCCGTGGTTTCTTCCAGATCCTGCAACCGGATGGGACCACGTCCTACACCCGTGACGGTACCTTCCACCTGGACTCCAACGGCCAGATCGTGACCGCCAACGGTTTTGCCCTGGAGCCTGCCGTCGTGGTTCCGGCAGACGCCAAGACCTTCACCGTCGGCAACGACGGTACCGTGTCCATCACCGTGGCCGGCAACCCGGCGTCGCAAGTGATCGGCAACCTGCAAACCGCCGACTTCATCAACCCGGCCGGTCTGCAGGCCATGGGCAACAACCTGTTCCTGGAAACCGCCTCCAGCGGCGCGCCGCAAATCGGCACCCCTGGCTTGAACGGTTTCGGCACCACGCTGCAGAGCACCCTGGAAACGTCCAACGTCAGCACGGTAGAGGAGATGGTCAACATGATCACCACCCAGCGCGCCTACGAGATGAACTCCAAGGTGATCTCCACCGCCGACCAGATGCTTTCGTTCGTTACGCAGAATCTGTAA